A single region of the Marinobacter nanhaiticus D15-8W genome encodes:
- a CDS encoding NAD-dependent epimerase gives MKILVTGTAGFIGSHLAHRLLARGDEVIGVDNVNDYYDVNLKEARLARLVNQEGFTEIRRDVADREAMEDVFREFQPERVVHLAAQAGVRYSLENPHAYVDANLVGFMNILEGCRHNDVKHLVYASSSSVYGANESMPFSVHDNVDHPLSLYAASKKANELMAHTYSHLYRLPTTGLRFFTVYGPWGRPDMALFIFTKKILAGEPIDVFNHGHHKRDFTYIDDIVEGVIRTLDSVAQPNSEWSGADPDPGTSNAPYRIYNIGSNNPVELSRFIEIIEERIGRKAEKNFLPMQPGDVPATYADVHALIDDVGYKPDTPVEEGIARFVDWYRDFYRV, from the coding sequence TTGAAAATTTTGGTTACCGGCACTGCAGGCTTTATTGGCTCTCATCTGGCGCATCGGCTCTTGGCCCGTGGCGATGAGGTGATCGGCGTTGACAACGTCAACGACTACTACGATGTAAACCTGAAGGAAGCCCGCCTGGCGCGTCTGGTCAACCAGGAAGGATTTACCGAGATTCGGCGCGATGTGGCCGATCGTGAAGCGATGGAAGATGTGTTCCGCGAGTTCCAGCCCGAACGTGTCGTCCATCTGGCAGCCCAGGCTGGCGTGCGTTACTCCCTTGAAAATCCCCACGCCTATGTGGATGCCAACCTGGTTGGTTTCATGAACATCCTCGAAGGCTGCCGCCACAACGACGTCAAGCACCTGGTCTACGCCTCCAGCAGTTCGGTCTACGGTGCCAACGAATCCATGCCGTTCTCCGTCCATGACAACGTGGATCACCCGCTGAGCCTCTACGCAGCCTCCAAGAAGGCCAACGAGCTGATGGCCCATACATACAGTCATCTTTACCGACTGCCGACCACCGGCCTGCGCTTCTTCACCGTCTACGGCCCTTGGGGGCGTCCTGACATGGCCCTGTTCATCTTCACCAAGAAGATCCTGGCCGGCGAACCCATCGACGTCTTCAACCACGGCCACCATAAGCGAGACTTCACCTATATCGATGACATCGTCGAGGGTGTCATTCGCACGCTTGATAGCGTCGCCCAGCCCAATAGCGAGTGGAGTGGTGCCGACCCTGACCCGGGCACCAGCAACGCGCCATACCGGATCTACAATATCGGCAGTAACAATCCGGTCGAACTGAGCCGTTTCATCGAAATCATTGAGGAGCGCATTGGCCGTAAGGCTGAGAAAAACTTCCTTCCCATGCAGCCGGGCGATGTACCGGCCACCTATGCCGACGTCCATGCGCTGATCGACGACGTGGGCTACAAGCCGGACACCCCAGTAGAGGAGGGAATTGCTCGTTTTGTAGACTGGTATCGGGACTTTTATCGAGTGTAA
- a CDS encoding lysylphosphatidylglycerol synthase transmembrane domain-containing protein, giving the protein MSRYLPYLRWIWTLTILTGALVVFGQADIVSHLEGLSLTAVALALGLFTLQLFMSAWRWSFTARQLGLAIDWRDALREYYLATFVNQVLPGGVLGDANRALRHGAMTRQRSRAVHAVMIERLSGQVVLVILAVTAWAFLLSDRDGVALSAGAGGVHVGLVAAGMVFVAILAATFFRARVGPLIAAFRDALWVALLQPKVLGVQMLSSALVVGSYVMVFLVLAWGMDVSMPQSILVPCVLCLLMTMVIPVTVAGWGIREGVAGALWVWAGYPAGEGLALSIAYGALFLISSLPGLPFVLPRACVRAFAKSGRP; this is encoded by the coding sequence ATGAGTCGTTATCTGCCGTACCTCCGGTGGATCTGGACCCTGACTATCCTCACGGGCGCTCTGGTCGTGTTCGGTCAGGCGGACATCGTCTCGCATCTGGAAGGTCTGTCGCTCACGGCCGTCGCCTTAGCCCTTGGACTGTTTACCTTGCAGCTTTTCATGTCGGCGTGGCGCTGGAGCTTCACGGCTCGTCAACTGGGCCTTGCCATCGACTGGCGGGATGCCCTGCGTGAATACTATCTGGCGACCTTCGTTAACCAGGTATTGCCCGGCGGTGTGTTGGGGGACGCGAATCGGGCGTTGCGTCATGGTGCCATGACGCGTCAGCGCTCCCGGGCTGTCCATGCGGTGATGATTGAGCGACTTTCCGGCCAGGTGGTTTTAGTGATCCTGGCGGTCACGGCCTGGGCCTTCCTGCTATCCGATCGAGATGGGGTGGCGCTCTCTGCAGGCGCTGGCGGTGTTCATGTCGGTCTTGTTGCTGCCGGAATGGTTTTTGTGGCGATATTGGCCGCGACCTTTTTTCGTGCCCGTGTGGGGCCCCTGATCGCCGCTTTTCGCGATGCGCTCTGGGTAGCACTGCTCCAGCCGAAGGTGCTCGGGGTTCAAATGCTGAGTTCGGCCCTAGTCGTGGGCAGTTATGTGATGGTCTTTTTGGTGTTGGCCTGGGGCATGGATGTTTCGATGCCCCAGTCCATACTGGTGCCTTGCGTTCTGTGTCTGCTGATGACCATGGTGATTCCGGTTACCGTGGCCGGATGGGGTATTCGCGAGGGTGTTGCCGGCGCACTGTGGGTCTGGGCTGGTTATCCGGCTGGCGAAGGGCTGGCCCTGAGCATCGCGTATGGTGCGCTGTTCCTGATCTCAAGCTTGCCCGGCTTACCGTTTGTGTTGCCTCGGGCTTGTGTCCGCGCTTTCGCCAAATCAGGGCGCCCTTAA
- a CDS encoding CDP-alcohol phosphatidyltransferase family protein, with translation MDISRPAGLPAKIASELAVAAGLTITAAALLSFTLHLAVPFVAFTTLLGLGLTAAVGVFWALSPPTHRPQDADSLGLANQVTLGRGVLICVVAGFIPFNEYAQTHAWTVASITLIALILDGVDGAAARRTRSHSAFGARFDMELDALLILILCGLTIVMDKAGAWVLLIGLYRYIFVVMGRLYPKLTQPLPESFRRKTICVWQLVTLMICLLPLITPSMATGLLALALALLTYSFMKDIVWLIRQPKR, from the coding sequence ATGGATATTTCAAGGCCGGCGGGTCTACCCGCAAAAATCGCTTCCGAGCTTGCCGTTGCAGCCGGGCTAACCATTACTGCAGCAGCCTTGCTGTCATTCACGCTGCATCTTGCAGTTCCTTTCGTGGCATTCACCACGCTGCTTGGCCTCGGTCTTACCGCTGCCGTAGGCGTGTTCTGGGCACTCTCACCTCCGACCCACCGACCCCAAGATGCAGATTCCCTCGGCCTGGCCAATCAGGTAACCCTCGGACGTGGCGTGCTGATATGTGTGGTCGCCGGTTTTATCCCCTTCAACGAATACGCCCAAACCCATGCCTGGACGGTCGCATCGATTACCTTGATTGCACTGATTCTCGACGGCGTCGATGGCGCCGCTGCCCGCAGGACGCGGAGTCACTCCGCCTTCGGCGCGCGTTTCGACATGGAGCTCGACGCCCTGCTGATACTGATCCTCTGTGGATTGACGATCGTGATGGACAAGGCCGGCGCTTGGGTACTGCTGATCGGTCTATATCGGTATATCTTCGTTGTCATGGGTCGGCTCTATCCGAAGCTGACGCAGCCGTTGCCCGAGAGTTTCCGTCGCAAGACGATTTGCGTCTGGCAACTGGTGACGTTGATGATCTGCCTGCTCCCCCTGATCACGCCGTCGATGGCAACTGGCTTACTCGCGCTGGCACTGGCTCTGCTAACCTATTCCTTCATGAAGGATATCGTCTGGCTGATCAGGCAACCCAAACGCTAA
- a CDS encoding RibD family protein, with translation MAAKRISFQDAWQLLLTTRASTIPGSVTLPMADVPLLTTLSDGLWTLHAEPADPTTAELIDCFMPFCHPARPSVVFAQVGQSLDGRIATVTGASHYINGEAGLDHLHRLRAMADIVVVGAGTVHADNPRLTVRRVDGPHPDRAVIDPRRRIDPDQAVFDMSSAPTYRLVAGAPNSEHELQVAPDGTPITPGAIVDALRARGYRRIFIEGGSQTVSSFLHAGCLDRLHLIVAPMIIGSGIPALQLPEIDQLDLALRPETKAYTLGSDYLFDMCLRAP, from the coding sequence ATGGCTGCAAAACGGATCAGTTTCCAGGACGCCTGGCAGTTGTTGCTGACCACCCGGGCATCGACGATTCCGGGGTCCGTGACCTTGCCGATGGCTGACGTTCCACTGCTAACGACCTTGAGCGACGGCCTTTGGACCCTGCATGCCGAGCCTGCAGACCCAACGACGGCGGAACTGATCGACTGCTTCATGCCCTTTTGCCATCCCGCACGACCGTCAGTGGTTTTCGCCCAGGTTGGCCAGAGCCTGGACGGGCGCATCGCCACAGTGACCGGCGCCTCCCATTACATCAATGGGGAGGCGGGGCTCGATCATCTTCACCGGCTGAGAGCCATGGCGGACATCGTCGTGGTCGGTGCCGGTACGGTCCACGCAGACAATCCGCGACTGACAGTCCGCCGTGTGGATGGCCCGCATCCAGACCGGGCCGTAATTGACCCTAGACGGCGTATCGACCCGGATCAGGCCGTATTCGATATGTCCTCTGCGCCAACCTACCGCCTGGTCGCAGGAGCGCCGAATTCAGAACATGAGCTTCAGGTTGCGCCAGACGGTACCCCTATCACACCGGGGGCCATTGTCGATGCCCTGCGCGCGCGGGGCTATCGTCGTATCTTTATCGAGGGCGGCAGCCAAACCGTCTCCAGCTTCCTGCATGCAGGCTGTCTTGACCGCCTGCATCTGATCGTCGCGCCGATGATCATTGGCAGCGGCATTCCCGCTCTCCAACTGCCCGAAATCGACCAATTGGACCTCGCCCTGCGTCCCGAGACCAAAGCTTACACCCTCGGCTCGGACTACCTGTTTGACATGTGTTTAAGGGCGCCCTGA
- a CDS encoding zinc-dependent alcohol dehydrogenase, whose translation MTDSAPSQNDGHTPSRNYQGKAYWITGPREGEIRPVAVERDGLELSGDIVVETLYSGISRGTESLVFNDAIPESEYQRMRCPFQEGEFPWPVKYGYANVGRVLEGPAELRNRAVFSLFPHQTCFRIPSSAVTPLPERLPPERAVLAANMETAVNALWDAAPRLGDRIAVIGCGVVGSLVAWLASRVPGTRVLAVDPNTKRESVLRGLGVRCQPQPDARDDYDLVIHASGHPDGLQTALEMAGVEGRIVEMSWFGDQAVSLNLGGAFHSRRLSLISSQVGRVSPIQAPRWSYGDRMALALRLLQADELDHLINSECTFDQLPQRMPEITADTTDILCHRVTY comes from the coding sequence ATGACCGATTCGGCCCCGTCCCAAAACGATGGCCATACCCCAAGCCGCAACTATCAGGGGAAAGCATACTGGATAACCGGCCCGCGTGAGGGAGAAATCCGGCCGGTCGCTGTCGAGCGTGACGGCCTCGAGCTTTCCGGGGATATCGTTGTAGAGACTCTGTACAGTGGTATCAGCCGCGGTACCGAGAGTCTGGTCTTCAACGATGCGATACCCGAATCGGAATATCAACGGATGCGCTGTCCCTTCCAGGAAGGTGAATTCCCTTGGCCGGTCAAATATGGATACGCCAATGTCGGCCGGGTGCTCGAAGGGCCGGCCGAATTGCGAAATCGAGCCGTTTTTTCGCTCTTTCCCCACCAGACCTGTTTCCGGATACCGTCGTCTGCCGTGACGCCTTTGCCCGAAAGATTGCCGCCCGAGCGGGCGGTGCTCGCGGCTAACATGGAAACGGCCGTCAACGCCCTTTGGGATGCTGCACCACGGCTGGGGGATCGTATCGCTGTCATCGGGTGTGGTGTGGTGGGCTCTCTGGTGGCCTGGCTTGCAAGTCGGGTTCCGGGAACCCGTGTGCTGGCTGTCGATCCCAATACCAAACGTGAATCCGTGTTGAGAGGCCTCGGGGTTCGGTGTCAGCCGCAGCCTGATGCCCGGGACGATTATGATCTGGTGATTCACGCCAGCGGCCATCCCGACGGCCTTCAAACGGCATTGGAAATGGCGGGCGTGGAAGGGCGGATCGTCGAGATGAGCTGGTTCGGGGATCAAGCAGTGAGCCTCAATCTTGGCGGTGCCTTCCATTCGCGGCGTCTGTCCCTGATCTCAAGCCAGGTGGGGCGGGTTTCGCCGATTCAGGCGCCACGTTGGTCCTACGGTGACCGCATGGCCCTGGCTCTGCGTTTGCTCCAGGCCGATGAACTGGATCACCTGATAAATTCGGAGTGCACGTTCGACCAATTGCCCCAGCGGATGCCTGAGATTACTGCAGACACGACAGATATCCTTTGCCATCGCGTAACCTACTAG
- a CDS encoding TIGR04219 family outer membrane beta-barrel protein, with translation MDEQVQVSFMRKTALVLLGGVTCFSSVAAADVLGLGANVSYWDSDLTGTARQGGDSVNVDNDLDLDSDSNANLTAIFEHPVPLLPNVRLNYTAIEQSGRGELGAGGYDNLPADAEVNSDLDLDQLDLTMYYEVLDNWVNLDAGLTVRKMDGELTIRDVARLSPVSKTEIDAVVPMLYAAARFDLPLTGLSVGVEGNGVSYGGDSIVDGAGYAQYDLSVLRLRAGYRQMNIDYEDGDEALDIELGGPFISAGVDF, from the coding sequence ATGGACGAACAAGTACAGGTGAGCTTCATGAGAAAAACTGCATTAGTCTTACTCGGCGGCGTGACCTGCTTTAGCTCGGTAGCGGCAGCCGATGTCCTGGGGCTGGGAGCCAATGTCAGCTATTGGGATTCGGATCTAACGGGCACGGCACGCCAGGGTGGCGATTCAGTAAATGTCGATAACGATCTTGATCTGGACAGCGACAGCAACGCCAATCTGACGGCGATTTTCGAACATCCGGTTCCGCTGCTTCCGAACGTGCGACTGAACTACACGGCTATCGAGCAAAGTGGACGTGGAGAATTAGGCGCGGGCGGTTACGATAATCTCCCCGCTGATGCCGAGGTCAATTCCGATCTGGACTTGGATCAGCTCGACCTGACGATGTATTACGAAGTTCTGGACAACTGGGTCAACCTCGATGCAGGTCTAACCGTTCGGAAAATGGATGGCGAACTGACGATAAGAGATGTGGCGCGTTTGTCTCCTGTGAGCAAAACAGAGATTGATGCTGTCGTTCCGATGCTCTATGCCGCGGCCCGTTTCGATTTGCCACTGACAGGTTTGTCGGTTGGCGTCGAAGGTAATGGTGTCAGTTACGGTGGCGATTCCATCGTCGATGGGGCCGGCTATGCCCAGTATGACCTTTCCGTACTGCGGCTTCGGGCGGGATATCGCCAGATGAACATCGATTATGAAGATGGCGACGAGGCCCTGGATATCGAGCTCGGTGGCCCGTTCATCAGCGCTGGTGTCGATTTCTGA
- a CDS encoding YceI family protein has product MQRLVSTTCALSLATLLAAPLHAEPTEFTIDPEHFAISFAVNHLGYASVLGFFTEAEGSFVYDEAAGSFGEGRVVVQSDSVFTDNEDRDDHLRSDDFLNAAEYPEIVFEFKDFTRNSDKQGVLTGDLTMLGQTHSVSLDVTLNKMADYPFGHGDYTLGMSATTTVERSRWGMDYGLDMVGDEVHLRFELEATAD; this is encoded by the coding sequence ATGCAACGGCTCGTTTCCACCACCTGTGCGCTATCCCTTGCGACGCTGCTCGCGGCGCCGCTCCACGCAGAACCGACAGAATTCACCATCGACCCGGAACACTTCGCCATCTCCTTCGCAGTGAACCATCTCGGATACGCCAGTGTGTTGGGCTTTTTCACGGAGGCCGAGGGCAGCTTTGTCTATGACGAGGCAGCCGGGAGTTTCGGCGAAGGTCGGGTGGTTGTGCAAAGCGACAGCGTATTCACGGATAACGAAGACCGTGACGATCACCTGCGCAGCGACGATTTTCTCAACGCGGCGGAATATCCGGAGATCGTCTTCGAGTTCAAGGATTTCACCCGAAATAGCGACAAGCAAGGGGTGTTGACCGGCGACCTGACCATGCTTGGACAGACCCATTCCGTTTCGCTGGACGTTACTCTCAATAAAATGGCCGACTATCCGTTCGGACACGGCGACTACACCCTCGGCATGTCGGCCACGACCACCGTCGAGCGCAGCCGCTGGGGCATGGATTACGGACTGGATATGGTTGGGGATGAAGTGCACCTACGCTTCGAGTTGGAGGCGACTGCAGATTAG
- a CDS encoding glycosyltransferase family 4 protein: MRSDRPHIVFLAPGDPNQRTGGYGYTRRIVQCLRDRGHTVDLDGLEGAFPETDALAQRAMDNALDALEDNTVVIIDGLALCGLPALADRHIQRLRVLALEHHPLADETGLTQAQQAYFFQSEKAALARVGGVIVTSDFTARRLQDFDVDPSRIEVVTPGVDRPVPADAGKRLVSDRPLEILCVATLAPRKAQDVLVEALARCQDYDWHCTLAGSTDRHPDYVASLKAQIDQLHLNDRIELCGELEEQGLAEAYRNADLFVLPSWYEGYGMVITEALAYGLPVITTTGGALAYTASDQAAIKVQPGDAGALGAAMIQLFSSSERLQQLVAGAAQARDELQSWSEAGERFAKAIDTLLSGR, encoded by the coding sequence ATGCGCTCTGATCGTCCGCATATCGTATTTCTCGCTCCCGGCGATCCCAACCAGCGCACGGGTGGCTACGGTTATACCCGACGTATTGTCCAATGCCTTCGTGACCGCGGACATACCGTAGATCTCGATGGGCTGGAGGGCGCTTTCCCGGAAACGGATGCGCTGGCTCAACGGGCCATGGATAACGCCCTCGATGCCCTGGAAGACAATACCGTCGTCATCATCGATGGATTGGCGCTTTGTGGCCTGCCTGCGTTGGCGGATCGCCATATCCAGCGCCTGCGTGTGCTGGCACTGGAGCACCACCCTTTGGCGGACGAAACCGGTTTGACGCAGGCACAGCAAGCGTATTTCTTCCAGAGCGAAAAGGCAGCCCTGGCAAGGGTTGGGGGCGTGATCGTCACCAGCGATTTCACCGCGCGACGACTGCAGGATTTCGATGTCGATCCGTCGCGAATCGAAGTCGTGACACCCGGCGTCGATCGGCCCGTGCCCGCCGACGCCGGTAAGCGCCTGGTATCGGATCGTCCGCTGGAGATTCTCTGTGTCGCGACCCTCGCACCGCGCAAAGCGCAGGATGTTTTGGTCGAAGCGCTGGCACGATGTCAGGACTATGACTGGCACTGCACCCTGGCGGGATCGACCGATCGTCACCCCGACTATGTCGCTTCCCTCAAGGCGCAGATTGATCAGTTGCACCTCAATGATCGTATCGAACTCTGTGGCGAGCTGGAGGAACAGGGTCTGGCTGAGGCCTATCGCAATGCCGATCTGTTCGTCTTGCCTTCCTGGTACGAGGGGTACGGAATGGTGATTACCGAAGCCTTGGCTTATGGTTTGCCAGTAATTACAACGACCGGCGGCGCCTTGGCTTATACCGCGTCAGACCAGGCGGCCATCAAGGTACAACCAGGGGACGCCGGAGCGCTGGGCGCTGCGATGATACAGCTGTTCTCGTCATCCGAGCGTCTCCAGCAACTGGTTGCAGGTGCGGCACAGGCGAGGGACGAGCTGCAGAGCTGGTCCGAGGCCGGGGAACGTTTTGCGAAGGCGATCGATACGTTGCTCTCCGGTCGCTGA
- a CDS encoding DMT family transporter: MNLPDSRKADLLMVVVTLLAAISWMFSKEAVLLMPPLLFMALRFLIAGSILIAAGQHQIRRLTADQFRRAIGVGLVFGVAMSCWITGLFLTEHVGEGAFLTSLGVVIVPLIARIAFKEAQPISTWLALPIAITGLALLSLRNGFRPEPGQLFFVIAACIFALYFTLNTRAANTRVAQRRDGSETRKERVPALALTAIALTTVGLVTLTLSAIREPWSPTFMDVQPMLWVWVLASATIGTAGRFFVQTYAQSLSIHSHGVVILVLEPVWVAIFAAGWFGESMSGVQLGGCSLIFAALLINRWSAVRKLILRR; this comes from the coding sequence ATGAACCTCCCAGACTCCCGCAAGGCCGATCTGTTGATGGTCGTCGTCACATTACTGGCGGCGATAAGCTGGATGTTTTCCAAGGAGGCGGTATTGCTCATGCCGCCACTTCTGTTCATGGCGCTACGCTTCCTGATCGCCGGATCCATCCTGATCGCCGCCGGTCAGCACCAAATAAGACGGTTGACGGCTGACCAGTTCCGTCGAGCGATAGGAGTCGGGCTGGTGTTCGGCGTCGCTATGAGCTGCTGGATTACAGGTCTGTTCCTGACCGAACATGTTGGCGAGGGCGCCTTTCTCACCAGCCTGGGCGTCGTGATCGTGCCTTTGATCGCCCGCATCGCGTTCAAGGAAGCACAGCCGATATCCACATGGCTTGCGCTCCCCATCGCTATAACCGGCCTTGCGCTACTCTCCCTGCGCAATGGCTTTCGCCCAGAACCGGGGCAGTTATTCTTCGTCATTGCCGCCTGTATCTTTGCGCTCTACTTCACACTCAATACACGCGCAGCCAATACCCGAGTTGCACAACGCCGCGACGGCAGTGAAACACGCAAGGAGCGCGTACCAGCGCTGGCACTGACAGCAATTGCGCTGACCACCGTCGGCCTTGTCACGCTGACTCTCTCGGCCATCCGAGAGCCTTGGTCGCCCACTTTCATGGATGTCCAGCCGATGCTATGGGTCTGGGTTCTGGCCAGCGCCACCATCGGCACCGCGGGACGCTTCTTCGTACAAACCTATGCCCAAAGCCTGTCCATCCATAGTCACGGGGTCGTGATCCTGGTGCTGGAGCCAGTCTGGGTCGCGATTTTCGCTGCGGGCTGGTTTGGTGAGTCGATGTCAGGAGTGCAGTTGGGGGGATGCTCGCTGATCTTCGCAGCGTTGCTGATTAATCGCTGGAGCGCGGTTCGGAAGCTGATCTTGCGGCGGTAA
- a CDS encoding creatininase family protein: MDDTVHYWQDLTTEELADVVGDSTVAILPVAAIEQHGPHLPLSTDLIIGEGILLKALDQLDGASALVLPTVTVGLSLEHTSFSGTLSLRPDTAIDVLVDIGQSVAASGVHRLVIFNSHGGNRQIIDLAALQLRQRFGMLVVKANYFRFKTPSDLVEASELARGIHGGELETAMMLYLARDSVRLEHLQNFEALDDNLLANNEKLGPENEAAFAWMGQDLNPAGVVGRAAQATTSQGEKLVAHFARALATTIREAQQFNLKLLR; this comes from the coding sequence ATGGACGACACCGTTCATTATTGGCAGGACCTGACGACCGAGGAATTAGCCGATGTCGTTGGTGACAGTACTGTGGCCATATTGCCGGTGGCGGCCATTGAACAGCACGGCCCGCATCTTCCTCTGTCCACGGACCTGATCATTGGCGAAGGCATCCTGCTCAAGGCGCTGGACCAATTGGATGGCGCCTCCGCACTGGTCCTGCCGACAGTCACCGTCGGTCTCAGCCTGGAACATACCTCGTTTTCCGGCACACTGTCGCTTCGGCCCGACACCGCCATCGACGTGCTGGTGGACATCGGCCAGTCTGTGGCTGCCAGTGGCGTGCATCGCCTGGTGATCTTCAATAGTCACGGTGGCAACCGCCAGATTATCGACCTGGCGGCCCTGCAGTTGCGCCAACGCTTCGGCATGCTCGTGGTAAAAGCCAACTATTTCCGCTTCAAGACGCCGAGTGACCTTGTGGAAGCCTCAGAGCTTGCCCGCGGTATTCACGGCGGCGAACTGGAAACGGCGATGATGCTATACCTCGCGCGCGATTCGGTCCGTCTCGAGCATCTCCAGAATTTCGAGGCCTTGGACGACAACCTGTTGGCAAACAATGAGAAGCTCGGCCCCGAGAACGAGGCCGCTTTCGCGTGGATGGGCCAGGACCTGAACCCGGCGGGTGTCGTGGGGAGGGCTGCGCAGGCGACGACCAGCCAGGGTGAAAAGCTGGTGGCCCACTTCGCTCGAGCACTGGCGACAACCATTCGGGAAGCTCAGCAATTCAATTTGAAGCTCCTCCGCTAA
- a CDS encoding GTP cyclohydrolase II, translating into MSDFEQTVERHLHRVSEAQVPLEGAEETRFVLFREGSGLREHLALLIGDPSHWPDPVPVRMHSACLTGDLFGSLRCDCGEQLRGAVRSISEEGGGVLLYLAQEGRDIGLANKLRAYSLQDQGLDTVDADQVLGFADDERRYGVAVGMLRSLGIERIDLLTNNPGKIQAILDGGIEVGKRRELLGRVTPYNRRYLAAKAERSGHLLGASLKTG; encoded by the coding sequence GTGTCGGACTTCGAGCAAACGGTCGAGCGCCACCTACACCGTGTCTCTGAAGCACAGGTGCCGCTCGAGGGCGCCGAAGAAACACGCTTCGTACTGTTTCGCGAGGGTAGTGGCCTGCGCGAACACCTGGCCTTGCTGATTGGTGATCCGTCGCACTGGCCCGATCCCGTGCCGGTACGCATGCACTCCGCCTGTCTGACCGGCGACCTGTTCGGTAGCCTTCGCTGTGACTGTGGTGAGCAATTGCGGGGTGCCGTTCGGTCGATCTCGGAAGAGGGCGGCGGTGTGCTGCTGTATCTGGCGCAAGAGGGACGCGATATCGGCTTGGCGAACAAGTTAAGGGCGTACAGCCTGCAGGACCAGGGATTGGATACGGTTGACGCTGACCAGGTACTGGGTTTTGCGGATGATGAGAGGCGCTATGGTGTTGCTGTCGGCATGCTGCGGTCGCTCGGCATCGAACGTATCGATCTCTTGACCAACAACCCTGGCAAGATCCAGGCAATCCTCGATGGCGGCATTGAGGTGGGTAAGCGTCGCGAACTGCTTGGCAGGGTGACGCCATACAACCGCCGCTATCTCGCCGCCAAGGCAGAGCGTTCTGGCCACCTGTTGGGTGCTTCGCTGAAGACCGGTTAG
- a CDS encoding 6-pyruvoyl trahydropterin synthase family protein, with amino-acid sequence MFSLTVRDHMMIAHSFNSPRFGPAQKLHGATYVVDVSFFREQLDQDDLVIDIGLASEQLKAVVDEFNLTNLDEQAEFEGRNTTTEFMAKVIFDRLAKRIDSGSLGEEAQGLSRMRVCLSESHIAWATFEDAL; translated from the coding sequence ATGTTCAGTCTTACCGTTCGCGATCATATGATGATCGCCCACAGCTTTAACTCCCCCCGTTTCGGCCCGGCGCAGAAGCTTCACGGCGCAACCTATGTCGTGGATGTGTCCTTCTTCCGTGAGCAACTGGATCAGGACGACCTGGTGATCGATATCGGTCTCGCGTCTGAGCAACTCAAGGCGGTAGTCGATGAGTTCAATCTGACGAATCTTGACGAACAGGCCGAATTCGAGGGTCGCAACACGACCACGGAATTCATGGCCAAGGTCATTTTCGACCGGCTGGCCAAGCGGATTGACAGTGGATCCCTCGGTGAGGAGGCCCAAGGATTGAGCCGGATGCGTGTCTGTCTCAGCGAATCCCATATCGCCTGGGCGACCTTTGAAGATGCGCTCTGA
- a CDS encoding methyltransferase domain-containing protein — MTRSPQAEVYQMLDLGCGTGSNMRYLAPRLPGGQAWTLVDHDPGHLEAADRLCKELPGVSSFATRLQRLEEGLGVAIPDETDVVTGSALLDLVSGDWLENLAARADEISAAVLFTLSYSGDFLLSPMLEDDGWILRAVNEHQRSEKGSGRALGPDAWFQCAQAFEPRGYHVFSAPSAWVLGEPLRNLQVQLFEGWAEAAAEQRPNEAGRADAWLTQRLKLLDDVASETRVFHQDVLALPDDAATSPVKDGARPV, encoded by the coding sequence ATGACCAGGTCTCCGCAGGCGGAGGTTTACCAGATGCTCGATCTGGGGTGCGGTACTGGCTCCAACATGAGGTACCTGGCGCCACGGCTGCCGGGCGGCCAGGCATGGACATTGGTTGACCATGACCCTGGCCATCTCGAAGCCGCAGACCGTCTGTGCAAGGAACTACCGGGCGTCTCCAGTTTCGCTACCCGGCTGCAGCGCCTGGAAGAGGGTTTGGGCGTAGCGATTCCTGACGAGACAGACGTCGTTACCGGTTCGGCACTGTTGGACCTCGTGTCCGGAGATTGGCTGGAGAATCTGGCGGCACGGGCGGACGAGATTTCCGCAGCCGTTCTTTTTACGCTTTCCTATAGCGGTGACTTCCTCCTATCACCCATGCTCGAAGACGACGGCTGGATATTACGCGCAGTGAACGAGCACCAGCGGTCTGAAAAGGGGAGTGGCCGCGCCTTGGGGCCCGATGCCTGGTTTCAATGTGCCCAGGCGTTTGAACCCCGTGGCTACCATGTTTTCAGTGCACCCTCAGCGTGGGTGTTGGGCGAACCCCTCCGCAACCTGCAGGTACAGCTTTTCGAAGGCTGGGCCGAGGCAGCCGCGGAGCAACGTCCGAACGAGGCTGGGCGAGCGGATGCCTGGTTGACCCAGCGCCTGAAGCTGCTAGACGATGTCGCATCCGAAACCCGCGTCTTTCATCAGGATGTCCTTGCGCTGCCCGACGATGCAGCCACTTCTCCAGTCAAGGATGGGGCTAGGCCCGTATGA